A stretch of Miscanthus floridulus cultivar M001 chromosome 13, ASM1932011v1, whole genome shotgun sequence DNA encodes these proteins:
- the LOC136500692 gene encoding lysine histidine transporter 2-like, with translation MGTQAPLQSFSPQKEKDDGGRTKQEKSIDEWLPINSSRKAKWWYSAFHNVTAMVGAGVLGLPYAMSELGWGPGIAVMILSWIITLYTLWQMVEMHEMVPGKRFDRYHELGQHVFGERLGLWIVVPQQLAVEVSLNIIYMVTGGQSLKKFHDVICDGNCKDFKLSYFIIIFASVHFVLSQLPNFNSISAVSLAAAIMSLSYSTIAWGASLDKGKGADVDYHLRATTTPGKVFGFLGGLGDVAFAYSGHNVVLEIQATIPSTPEKPSKKAMWKGAFVAYVIVAICYFPVTFIGYWAFGSGVDENILITLSKPKWLIALANMFVVIHVIGSYQVYAMPVFDMIETVLVKNMRFAPSLMLRLIARSVYVAFTMFVGITFPFFGGLLSFFGGLAFAPTTYFLPCIMWLKVYKPKRFGLSWFINWICIVIGVLLLILGPIGGLRQIILSATTYKFYQ, from the exons ATGGGGACGCAAGCACCGCTCCAGAGCTTCTCTCCTCAAAAG gagaaggacgatggcggCAGGACGAAACAAGAGAAGTCGATCGATGAGTGGCTCCCTATCAACTCCTCCAGGAAGGCCAAGTGGTGGTACTCCGCCTTCCACAATGTCACCGCCATGGTCGGCGCCGGCGTGCTTGGCCTTCCCTACGCCATGTCCGAGCTTGGCTG GGGCCCTGGCATCGCGGTGATGATCCTATCATGGATCATCACGCTGTACACGCTATGGCAGATGGTGGAGATGCACGAGATGGTGCCAGGGAAGCGGTTCGACCGCTACCACGAGCTCGGCCAGCACGTGTTCGGCGAGCGGCTGGGCCTCTGGATCGTGGTGCCGCAGCAGCTCGCCGTGGAGGTGAGCCTCAACATCATCTATATGGTCACCGGCGGCCAGTCCCTCAAGAAGTTCCACGACGTCATCTGCGACGGCAACTGCAAGGACTTCAAGCTCTCctacttcatcatcatcttcgccTCCGTCCACTTTGTCCTCTCCCAGCTCCCCAACTTCAACTCCATCTCCGCTGTCTCCCTCGCTGCCGCCATCATGTCGCTCAG TTACTCGACTATTGCGTGGGGCGCATCACTTGACAAGGGGAAGGGCGCAGACGTGGACTATCATCTGCGCGCGACGACGACTCCAGGGAAGGTGTTCGGCTTCCTCGGGGGCCTAGGGGACGTCGCATTCGCGTATTCGGGGCACAATGTGGTGCTGGAGATCCAGGCCACCATCCCGTCCACGCCGGAGAAGCCATCTAAGAAGGCCATGTGGAAGGGCGCCTTCGTCGCCTACGTCATCGTTGCAATCTGCTACTTCCCCGTCACATTCATTGGGTACTGGGCCTTCGGCAGTGGTGTCGACGAGAACATCCTCATCACACTCTCCAAACCTAAGTGGCTCATTGCCCTTGCCAACATGTTTGTTGTCATCCATGTCATTGGCAGTTACCAG GTTTATGCCATGCCGGTGTTCGACATGATAGAGACGGTGCTGGTGAAGAATATGCGGTTCGCTCCAAGCCTGATGCTCCGTCTTATTGCCCGGAGTGTCTATGTTG CGTTCACAATGTTTGTAGGCATCACTTTCCCCTTCTTTGGTGGATTGCTCAGTTTCTTTGGCGGATTAGCCTTTGCACCGACAACTTATTTT CTTCCCTGCATCATGTGGCTCAAGGTTTACAAGCCCAAACGGTTCGGCCTTTCATGGTTCATCAACTGG ATCTGCATTGTTATTGGAGTGCTGCTGTTGATTCTGGGTCCGATAGGAGGGCTCCGGCAGATCATTTTGTCAGCCACGACATACAAATTCTACCAGTAA